A region of the Apium graveolens cultivar Ventura chromosome 6, ASM990537v1, whole genome shotgun sequence genome:
aaaattacaaaaaaaatttaaaaaaattaattttggatACGCATTCGTGAGATGCGTATCATGACTTTGCAATGCATGATACGCATGTCAGTAATGCGTATCATATTTTActcttttttttaattttttttttgtttttttttaaataatactcATTTGTCAAATGCGTAATAACCTTACCCATTTTTAAAATACGTATTAGAAATGTATTTTTGGCCATATCTTTAAAAAACCGGTATTCTTGTTACATTTTCTAAAAAAAAGTATTTTTGGCCATCACCCTGGTTAGATCGTGCGTATGGATCGAATGATCATTGCCAAACTAAAAAACTTAACAGTAGCTTTTGAGTATTAAGATGGGAGATATTGAATACTCGTCCTCAAGAGTCAAGACCGTTGAATCACGCTATTTTATCTTTATCACATACTCCTTCCGTCCCAATTTATCGGGTATTGACCTTTTTTTATCATAATTTGAGATAAAATGGTCTCAAATTTCACAATCCCGAAAAATGACCCCTTTTATCACAGAAAAACGTATTATTTAGTTGCGAGTTTACAGAAACGCAATTTTATTTTACGTTTTTACTATTAACgcaattattaaatttattttctaTTAAAAAGATAAAGAGAGGAACGCATGTTTTTGATGCGTTTTCGGGTAACGCATGTATATATTGTGTTTTCTTTCAAACCCGGTAACAACTTTTACATGTGGGACCCAACCCATGTGCATCCTCGCTCCAGTTGTACAGCACCTGCTTTGCTTTGTAACTAAAGTTAAAAACGTATTTTTATATTTCGTTTCTAGGTGATATAAAGGACTTTTATTTTTTGTTGTAATATTTTGGGCAATTTATTCCTAATTTGTGACATTAAGGGTCATTTTTtcaatttatctgtcttgtttgaTTTTTAATGGTCAAATTAACTCAACTTTAACCGTaaataaaactttatttttttattattttgaaaaactgGAAAATACATATTAAAGTAGATCAAACATACTTcctaatgatataatttttataaatattttcgatAGCGTACTATGTGAAATTTTTGGTAAAAATTCGGTCAATTTGACCGCAAAATGTCAAATAAGACAGATAAATTCGGATGGAGGGagtatttaattataattatgctttgttttttatttcattttttggGCTCTCATATCCCTTtatgtaaaatattattatttttttcattCTTTTTTAAGAATAAAGGTgttaatttaataataaaaaatcaaaCGACATCTATATTAACGATCGATTCAGACAAACAGTAAATTGTAATCGGTTGTTCTCGTAAAAAGTCGGTTAAACGATATTTtaaagataatgcatatacaaatacAAGTATGCACTTCATGCATTTTCGTTGAATTACTCTTCATCATGTCCCGATGGAGCTATCGTCTGAGTTATCGACTAGAACTGTGATTTCTTAGAAAATTTCATCAATAAATCAAGACCCCCGCTTACAATCAATAATCGAAAAACAAACCTCTCACCGAAAATAGAATGCAACTTGAAAATACAAGCTGAAAATCGGAAAAAAAAACAAACTGAAacaaatgaaataaaaaaaaacttaaatCTGATAGTCGGAACCACAGGATAGACAGTTACTTTCGAATCCAATAAATCTCGTTTGAATCAAGAAAAAAAGCCAACCGAAAATCCTGATAATGTAGATttagaaaaacaaataaaaactAACAAAAGGATAGAAATACTTCCTAAGAGGAAGATTATTGAAGAAAGCAAATCAAACAGGAGTTGGGGCTTTCAAAAATCGCTTCATAAATTCAAGATCATCAAGAATTTCTCAAATCTGTGTGAAAATGCTATATCACAATATCCTGGATCAAACCTTTTCATCTAATAGAATCTAATAGAATAGATCACGCCTTGCAAAAACACAATTACATCCTGCAAGAGTGTTAAACTAAAAAAACAGAtgtataattttataaatgatCAGTCCAGTATGGATAAATTATCCGTCCTGAGTAACGGAAATTGTAACTGGATAAATATTAAATTCTACCTCCTAACATATCTGTCACCTCCCGGTGACTCTACTAGGAACATCAATTTGTAGGAATCATATGTAGTTTCTAACAGTTACAGTCACATTTATAATAGTAAAAACTCAAAATATACATTTTGAGTTGTTCAACCATAAAGGTTAAAACCACCAACTGTatataagaaaaaaaaattaagttCTACTTATTAGGGGGATTTATAACAAAAACACCAGATGTACGACAAAGTTCTAATTCTTTAACAGTAAAAACACAATTCGGAATAAGATATGGTAGCACATTCTTATGTCAACTTTAAGAACTTTAACAAGTTTTAACTCAACCAAACACCAGTACACTGCAGGAGACAGAACACCAGTCCTGCTTGAGTACCAAGTCATGAAGCAGGAGCCAAGAGCCCTGATAGCAAGGAATTAGGGTCAGCCCAAAAAGCTTTCTAAATCTTTATATTCTCCAAACAATAACTCTGCAGCTCTTGTAATTTACTCTCGACATCGACATCCTCAGTACGAAATTCAGTTGTATGGACCTCATTCGGTAAAAGTCGGATCTGTTCAATGTAGTTTAGATGGCTCACCAGCCAATATACGTTGAATCCCCACCTCTGCAAATCAGCAAATACATCTTTGTACTCGGTGATAGTATCAGTGCAGAACTCAGTCATTGTGGTTTTAAGAAACTCATTCACTGAGGTGCACAGCACATTCAGCTTCATTGTATGGAACGTCTCACTTTTGGCTTTGAAGTGCTCAAAGGTCTCTGGATACTTCTTCACGATGAGATCAAGTAGGCCTACAAACTCTGTGTTAATCTTAAGGCCCTGCCATGACCAAAAGTTACTATTTCCTCTTAAAGAGCTCGCCTGATCGAAGCCTTTCCTTGCAACTGGAGCACCAGCTTGTCTCACTCTATCAGCGTCTACAACAGAATTCTCCCCCAAATGCTCTACTTGCACCCTATCAACACAAACCTTTCTATGTATACCTTGAGAATCAACCAGCTCCTTAGTTGGAGTTGTCAAGGGTTCGTCAGGCACCTTTTGGGATGTTGAAGAGACATGCACCTCTTGATAATTTTCTTTGTTCTACAAGAAAGAAAGATTCCAGGTCATATATACACTGCCAGAATGAAAAAAACATCTCTCATCTATATCGTACTAGTTTCTAACGAAAATCAGGAGACAAAATTAATACAGTCATCATATGAtatgtctcaacaaaatcatCAGATATTTTCCTAAACCTATTTATTTCAAGCCATGACGAAATTCCAAATCACACACAACATGAGGGCATCTTTCATACATGCAACTATTAACAACTACAAAATATAGGAAACAGAAAAAAAAAATCATACAGCATGATGTCAATTTTCTGCTAATATCCTCTCAAACTGTACTGGAGACTGGACTGGACACTAACAAAATTTGACGCCGAAAACGAAATAAACAGGTGAATTTAACAGAGTGCTTCAAATATAATTAGAAGAATGTTATATATGCCAGGATGGTGGACAAACCATGCTCCAAACTTATTCCAACAACCTCAAAGCTTATGGTCCTTCCTATTGTCGTTATTTCAGCAATTCATGTCTTATATACTACAAATAACATGACAATTGAAGGCATTCCTTTTATATGTTGAAGTTCCTGAAAATCTGAACTACATACCCTTCTATAGCTTTTGTTGGGTACGAGTTTACAACCAACTTTTCTTCTAAACTCACTTTGGTTTTATCAAGTTCACCGACCAGGTTTTGTCTCACCAGAGCCATCAATTCCATTTATTGTCTTGATGTCTTCCAAGTTCTTTGGTTTATATCCCTACCCTTGAAGTTTTATGGAGAACTTAAGGAATAGCCATCTATGCACAATTTTCATGATTTAGACTATGTCACTACGTATGCACTCTAATGGAAGCGACTCCATTTCACTACGCTCCTTGCTATTGATCTTGTCATTAGAATAACATACTCGATGGGTGATGATATCCCAGAGGACCCAGACTCATGGGTAAGTGAATTAGGCACTTCATGAGATTTAAATTTTTTGATGTTTACATGTAATTTGAAGTATCAGGGGATCTTAGGCTGTCTAGGTCTCAAACATCTATCACGGTCTAGGAAGCACCGATACTCCAAAAAGGTTGCCATATGCGTGCCGGACACGGCCGACACGGCGACTCGGCACCGACACGGTTGAGTACGTGTTCGACACGCAATGTGGCGTGTCGACAGAAAAAAGCGACCGACACGCGACCGACACGGGTTCGACATGCGACCGACACGGCCCACCGACTCGGCCCATATAAAAAAAAGCCCAAACCATCTTATATTAACCCTAATTTCACGTCTCTCTGTCTTTTATAACATCCCTCTTCATTTTTCTATCCGGTAAAATACAAGATGATCATTTGAATGAAAATGCAGAATAAATCTTACAGTAGTTTATCACTTATTTTGAAAGAAACTCTATTATTATTATGAAAGAAGTTGTTCAATATTTGACATATacaaatattatattttttatatttttattacttttttATTGCCGTGTCCCGTATCCAGGACACTTTGATAATTGACGAATCCCCGTGTCCCGTATCCCATGTCGCCGTATCAGTGTCGGTGCTTCCTAGATCACGGTTGATTATTCAAAAGCTTAAATCTGCAAAGATAAGGAAATCTAGTGCACAGCAGACTATGTCACAATCATGTGGAATTTAAAGCTCCTATAATCTATAAAACTTACCAGCTGATTTGACTTTATGAACATCTTTTTTAAGAGAATTATACCagataaataataataatttgcAATACAACAGAAACTCATCAGCCCGTACCCGCAAATGCATTGATTTATATTCGAATTCCCTAATTACAATGAAAATTATGATTTGAATGTGATATATTCTGGTTTTACTACCAGATGCTGCACGTGTTGTATCAGCCTATTAGAAATAGACAAAGAATGCTTCATTTTATGTACAAAGAGAACAAATTTCATGCGCACCTGAGGCAATCCTGTGACAATGGTGGCTCCTGGAGTACCACCAAGTAAGAACTTTCTCATGTGAGTAGACATACTAGATTCTTTGTATTCTTTTGGCAGCTTCACATACTTCAAGTTGTAGAATGGAGAAGCTACATCTTCGAAAATGCTGGTCAGTGCAGAAAGTACCTAGGACATAATTTTACATTAATTACGATATAGCATATACATAAGTGAATACCAATTACAGATCAGTTCTGCATCAGTTCCCTTTGAGCTATACATGATTTTTCTGGAAGCATATCACTTGAAAAGCCAAAGAGAAGTAATATTAAACACACAAACAGAAACCACATAGTAAGTGTTGGAGACAAATACTGATTGTAGCATCACAAAACTTAAATATACAGTTACCTCCAAAGTAGCCGAGTCAATAGTAAGAATCTTAGCACTACCAAGTTCCCAAAACATACTTCTTAAGCGATGATAGAACACTTCCTTTCTTGACAGTGTCAAATTGTGGAATTCAGTTGTATCCAATACCTTTACATTTGCCTTCTCCAACTCATCAATTAACAATGTTACCTGAAAGATACCAACACAGCATATTTCGCGGAGCTTCGGTGCCCAAACCTCAATTTTACAGGTAGAAgtaataaaattacttttactAAAACTAATTTTGAGGTTCACTAATTGCGTACAAAATATAATGTACTTCTGTACGAAGTTCTTTCGAAATATTATTGTAAGATTCCGTAAACTGACGAGTGCAGAGAACAATTCGGTCATATTGTGAGGAAAGATCACATCATCCAGTTCTAGACTTAATAGAGATGGAAAATCCCAAACTTGTACCGGCAATTTGCATCGTGCCATACTGAGAGTCGTTAAACCAGGCAAAATCATTGGTACCGATTCGGGAAAATCGCACCGCTCAAGGTGCAGAGTTGTTAAAGCAGGCAAGCAGATCAAACAAATTTGAGGTACATTGTAACTTGGCATGAAAGTGGGGCATACCAAGTGTAGAGTTTCTAAAACAGGTAGATCCCAACAACCATCTGACTCCCCTAATTTACTGAAATCAAGACACACACCCAATCTGAGTTTTTGTATGTAATTAGAGCTGAAGGAGGACAGCTTGAACGTACGATGGCGATGAAATGTCAAGTCAAAGTCTAGATCTTGAACATTGTGCGAAATTGGGTACTCaataacatttttcattaaactTTGAGGAACCGAATATAAAGAAAAGAACTTGAAAGAGTATATATTTAGTTCATGGTTCCGGTGTGACAAAACATGGTTAATAAATTTGATTATACCATAATGAGTAAGGGGGAAAAGTTGGTCGTACCCATCGAAAGTAAGAAAAGGTAGAGTAGTCCAGATATGTTTCCATCTTTTTGATAAAATGCTTGTTTGAACAGCGAGGCGAGTCCCTAAAAATGAAAGAATTCGATGAATTACATCGTCGGACAAACTGCTGAGCCGGTCttctccttcaacttgacttcCAATCCTCAAATTGTTCATTTTTTCCCCAACAATATACTCAAATTACAGGCTAGCGGCGGAATTGTGCTCATTCACAATTATATAAGGTTTTAGGGTTTTCTCGATTGATGGGGGCAATTTTGGGTATAAATTTTTTGTGAAGAGAGTTTTAGTGGCTCCGAAAATAACCTTAATTCAAGCAAACGAACTTTCTGCTTATCATAAAACAAATGCACAAGAAATTACCCTGATAAAGTAACAACCTCGAGTCCTCGATTAAGGAATATATTTTTCCGTCCCAACTTAGACCAATAAGATAAAGTAATATTTTTACGAAATTCATAACATAATAATTCTTATTGATACTAATCTTATGCCAAATGAAAATATAAATTAATACCAACTAAACTTTGTATAcataaatattacaaaatattaaTTTCTTAACAATATGTGAAACTATATTCTTTCTTTTCAGTTCTCGCCAAATTCAAAACACACctcatatataattttttttgtagAGTATGTACCTCTCTTGTCTCCTAATATATTTTGTTCCTATTAAATGAAATGATTGGTTGCGGtttttattttgttatatgtTTGCTTCGATGACACATTTAGACCACGTAACTCGCATCTTGttcataattattatttttgaataCTTTTTTCTTCTCTAAGCAAGTTCATAACTACATTATTCTCACTATAATAGATTTAACACATATTCCTAGTTAGCACTTAACAAATTAAAATTAACTTCTATGTTATAGATATGATAACTTTTACATATAAGaatttctaaaattgtttttttgttttttatcaggaaaataatatattatttactttatcgataaagtaataTTTTGTTATTTACATCAAAAATCTCTACCACCTTAAACAAATAAGATAAATTAGACATAtatgaattttttaaataaaatattcataaatTACGTCACAATACATGACATTCTTAAAATTTTACAACACGATTTAAAATTACTTTCCATCatctttttttattttaattttgctTGCTAGCATAATATATAAAGAAATTAGAGAATATCAAAGGACCTCATTGTGAAGCAGGCATAATATATAAAGAAATTAGAGAATATCAAAGGACCTCATTGTGAAGCAGAAGAAGCTATCTACGGTCAATctagaaaatattgaaaataaaatcaAAGCGTGCATAAGAAGCAATTACCAACAATGCAAGATGTTAAAAACTCTTATTAAAACATATACGTTAAAAACTAATCCAATCATTCATGGGTTTTGGGGTTTTTTTAGATAGATGGGAGCAATTTCGGGTATAATTTCTTTCTAAACAGAGTTTTAGTGGTCACTGAAAATATCCGTAATGCAAGCAAACTAACTTTCTTTTTATCTGCACATTTGTATTTATCATAAGAATAATAAAGAAGAATATACCTCGATTGAAATACTAACCGCTAAagtatttttttttcaaaattcataagataataatttaaaaaaatgcTTGGGCACAATGAATATATAAAGTAATATCTACTAAATTTTGTATacatgttaattttttttattaatatatgaatttatttatttattcactTCCCCTAAATTTAAAATAAACCTCATTCTTTTTTTTGATAGTTAATAAACCTCgttcttaatttttttttgagCTTACACACAGCTCTTGTCTCCTAATATATATGTTCATATTATAGCAAATGATTGGTTGTGGTACTTATTATGTTATATGTTTGCTATGATCACATATTTAAACGACGTAACTCTTATCAGGTTCATGATCATAGTTTTGAATAATGTTTTTGTCTATAAGTTCCTAACTGCATTATTCTCACTATAATAGATCTAACAAGATTCGTAGTATGCACTACAGCAATTAAAATTCACCTCTATGGTATAAATATGATAAATTACAAACAAATTTTTTTACAATAATATACAATTACTTTATCAATAATGGCCTAACAAATTACAATATGTTACATTCTTCACAATTTGCAACACAATATTAAATTACttacctttattttattttttgctAAATGGCCTAATATGTAAAGAAACTGGAGAATACAAAAGGACCTCATAAGGAAGCACAAGGAACTATCTATAGTCAATCTACAAAAGATTGAGAATAAAAGCAAAGCACGCTCACGAGAAGCAACTACCAGCAATACAAGATATTAAAAACTAACCCAAGCTTCGTAGAAGGAGTACTACATATAAGCTTGAAAAACAACAATAAAGAAGGCAGGATTGGATAGAAGGTCTATTACATTCAAGGTCTGCTGAATGTGCAATTATTTTGAGATCTTGCATTGCATAAAATTTGTTAGAGTAGTTTagattttttcataaattttctTTTCAATCTGCCTATTCCCTTAAACTTAAAGTTTCAATTTGAATAGATGAGAAAGGAAATTTGATGAATTTTTCATTAGTCAGGGAAATAGAATTGGAAAGAAAAAATTACCTTCTGGAAATAAAGAATAGTTAAAATAAAAGAAACAATAAATTTGTACAATCAAGGTGTTAAAGCGGAGAAAGAGGAACGAGGTGAGTAGTGGAGTTGTTGGCAAGTCAATGTGACACACTGATTGGAGACAGCTAATGGAATGAGTTAGCAACAAAAGCCACGATTTGGCATATAAGATAACTTTGGGAACATAAAACCTAAAAGATACATGAACTAACAAATGAGCAGCTCTCTGCTAAAGATTAGGTCATAAATTAATATACGTGTTTTATAAATACAAGACTTCAAGGACTTGTAGTTTGAATTTGGAGTTTTGAACTGTTATCTGTACGGGTTAGTTGGGTTTGACCCTCAACCTGACAAAACCTTTATGGTTTAATGTAATAATCTGAATATTGATATGCTCGAAAGTAGAATGGTTCTTCTAAATTCCTTTCAATACTCGTGGATGTTCATAACCCTCAATTGGTACTAAAAGAAACGCCTCCTTTTTGTGTTTTGGTGGACAATCCGCAAGTTTTCGAACCACAGATCTTCTTTCCACTTATCAACAAAAAGAAGCAACTTCCTTGTGTAACCTCACTTCAAGAAAGACAAgctcaaaatcattttagaaaCACTGTCAAAAATAACTGCCAAACTATAACGAGTGAAAAAGAAACCTTATGTGCACAACTGAGTGATGTCCGTTTTGAGCATACCCGCCCAAATCTGTTTTTAAATACCTCTCAAAGGTCTCATGGAAGCTTTAGGATCCAAGCTATTTCCCAAAAACAAACAACGTCGGATGCTCCAGCACTATTTTTTTAATAAGGCTTAGGACCCAAGCAATTACGTTTGCTCTTAGAATCTATTCACACTAAAGTCAATCTTTGGATAGACAAGCCCGACGAAGGAAACAATGCTTTTGTGAATCTCAATACAATAATAGAAAGGAGGAGATAATGATCAAGAAATGCACATAGCAAGAGTGAACTCTCAGCTATGGAAACTTCGAATATAACATCGAGACTTAACATAAGAGTTTCTTAGCACTCCGGAGAGAATCCAAAATAGTTTTTACTAAATGCCCACAATGCCATTTTTAACGATTCAATCAGGATATAAGATCATTAGTATCCGAGCGAGATAATGTATCACACAGGGATAGCACCAACAATGGTGGTTCGAATTATTACCACCGAGTCACTCAAATCCAGCTCAAGAACCGGTTTATGCTAAGCTTTTCTAGtaattaaagaaaaaaataagTCACAATAATGAAATTCCCGAACATCTTTTTTAAGCAGGAAAAGAAACATCTGGACACATTCTAAAAAGGGACATAGAGTTGGAACTATCAATGATCAAACTACTGGGGACAACGCGACGCAAATATCGACCCACATTTCACAACATAAAATACTACAAGGTTTAAGATTCTCAAAACCCACCTAACTGAATGTCTCGAGCAATAAATTCTAGTCAACTTACCAACAAGATCAAAACTTGAAATATCATAAAGATAAAGATATGAGTCACATTACAAAAAGGCATACTAATTCAGGAACCTAATCAATGAATAGAGTTAAATCACATAACTCAACCAAACATTAACAACTTCTCCTTAAAATACATTCCAAAAGGTTCCAGCCTAATTAAAGAATTTAATGGTATACCCTACGACCAACCCACCTTAGTCCAATAAATTAGAAGTAGAAATTGACAAAATTATAAGAAAGAAATTGTTCAGAGGAGTGGTCACTCTCGACAGCCATAGTAGGAAAAATATTTAAAACGAAAGataaatgattaatcgaaaaCACATTCTATCGACGGTTAAAGTCCGGCTCATATAAAAGACAAAGATAATAATTTGAAGTAATTAATAAATTTGATTTGGCCTATTTTTTAATAATATCACTAAGATAACAGATATAGAATAATAATATGGTAGCACACAAAAAACAAATATGAATGAAGATGTATGGTTCAAGTGAAACTCTCAAATAACACTAAATATAACacaatattaaaatattataaattcaAAAGAAAAGGCATTAAAAATATAAAAGTATAAGTATCAAAATGTGCATATGGGCACACTTTGGAAATCacttttaaaattcataaatttatTCAATCAACCAGCGGAAGGTAAGATAATCATATATCATTTCACCTGAGACATTTAATCAAGCGTCCGGTTCCTGGCCATGGAAAATTTATGTAACAGACCACTTACCCCCTATTGGATGAAGTCCGACACTGAACGGTTAAGATTATAACAAAGTATTTCAGTTTGGGAGGACATGTAACAATATAAATATGTCCAACACTATCGATATTTTCTTTCAGGTACACTATAGACATGAAAAGGTATTAACAAGTCAAGGAACCGCAAGTTTTaacattataaaattataaaaaaataaaatagtACGTAGACAATTGAATGATATAAAAGTTTTAAAAACAATGATAAAAACTTTCACTCCCTTAACAGTAAAACTACGATACAAATTCACATCATATCTTATCAGATAATACATAACAGTATTATAAACATAATATGACATAAATAGTAGTATACTTGTATCACATATTTCTGTGATATTATGTGGGTAAGTAATATACGATAATATATGACATGATAGAAATTATAATGTAAAGTAAATTTTGTAAGTTCTTTTAGAAGTTATATAATACATTATAAGTTAAATTTGAAAGTAATAAAGTATACACGTGTAAACGCATATCACTAAGCTAGTATAGTATATTATACACGTACCATTGTTAAGCAAGGGTAGTAAGGATTCAAAGATACGGCTCTTAATAACCACGGTAGCTAGTAATGTGTTATCATAATCTTGCTCAGAAAAGTGATATGTTAGATGAGATTATCACTAACCTAGTATTAGTAGACTATACACTTACCACTTTTGTCCAGCAAGGGTAGTAAGGATTCTAACATACCGCCCTTAATGACCATGGTACATATGTTGTCAAAATCTTGCTCAGCCGCTGGATCCAACAGCGGAACAGTGATATGTTAGATAAACACCAGGAGCCTGCAGTCAAAATTAAATTTAAATCATGACAAAAAATGCATAATAACACTATAAAATTTCTGGAGCCTAAAGAATCAAAAAGAAAACAATAACAGAACTAATGACTTAATGCGCGAATTGAAGCAAAATACATAATATAAGCTGGCAAAAATTCAAACTAAAGCATAAAGATAACAATGAGAAATAATATAAAGAGACAACGTGAGCAACTCCCCAAAACTAAAAACTGCATACAACACATTCTGAGGACAACTGTCTACACCCCTGTGATCTTTATCATGATAAACTATAATCAACTTCATTACATCTAATACACAAATTTACATCAAATCGTCTACTTTTGTTGTACAAATGATAAAAAAAAACAATTAGTTCAGATTTGGAGAGTGTCCATGTACCCCCGTAACGGAAGTATCTGATACACAAGTCCATGGAGATACGGAGATTCGTTAGATTACCCTAGAATCCCTGCTTCCTAGGTTCCGGTAATAGAAATTACTCCCTCCATCTCAAAATACAAGTCCTTTTGACTTTTTACACGTATTTTAAGGTGAATAAAAAGGATAGCTCCAcaaattatttttcaatttttttctgTATAAAAACTATACATATCAAATTTTAATTGAagaaaaaaaatttagaaaaaagtATGCGGAGCTATGACTTTTATATACCTTAAAGTACGCAAGGGACTTGTattttgggacggagggagtatgaTATATATTTGTCACACTACAAACTCGCATATGTGTCTTAGCTTCTTAGAAAACATTGTATTCTTCATAATAATTTAGCAGGAAAATTTATATCATTACAACTGATCAACAGAGAATTTAGCACGAAAATTTCGAGAAAATGAATTCAAAGAGTTGTACAAGTTGAATTCTAAATTTGGAGATAAAATCTAGGAAATTGTTATTACATATTGATTGATTCCATGACATGATAATATCATATGCACAAATATGTTTATTATTATACACACAGCATGGAACATACACATAAAGCAACTAATTAAGAGGATAAAACAGAGCAAATACACAGTACCTATATAGTAGGATATGAAATCAGGGG
Encoded here:
- the LOC141668069 gene encoding uncharacterized protein LOC141668069 isoform X1; the encoded protein is MNNLRIGSQVEGEDRLSSLSDDVIHRILSFLGTRLAVQTSILSKRWKHIWTTLPFLTFDGYDQLFPLTHYGIIKFINHVLSHRNHELNIYSFKFFSLYSVPQSLMKNVIEYPISHNVQDLDFDLTFHRHRTFKLSSFSSNYIQKLRLGVCLDFSKLGESDGCWDLPVLETLHLVCPTFMPSYNVPQICLICLPALTTLHLERCDFPESVPMILPGLTTLSMARCKLPVQVWDFPSLLSLELDDVIFPHNMTELFSALVSLRNLTIIFRKNFVQKYIIFCTQLVNLKISFSKSNFITSTCKIEVWAPKLREICCVGIFQVTLLIDELEKANVKVLDTTEFHNLTLSRKEVFYHRLRSMFWELGSAKILTIDSATLEVLSALTSIFEDVASPFYNLKYVKLPKEYKESSMSTHMRKFLLGGTPGATIVTGLPQNKENYQEVHVSSTSQKVPDEPLTTPTKELVDSQGIHRKVCVDRVQVEHLGENSVVDADRVRQAGAPVARKGFDQASSLRGNSNFWSWQGLKINTEFVGLLDLIVKKYPETFEHFKAKSETFHTMKLNVLCTSVNEFLKTTMTEFCTDTITEYKDVFADLQRWGFNVYWLVSHLNYIEQIRLLPNEVHTTEFRTEDVDVESKLQELQSYCLENIKI
- the LOC141668069 gene encoding uncharacterized protein LOC141668069 isoform X2 translates to MFWELGSAKILTIDSATLEVLSALTSIFEDVASPFYNLKYVKLPKEYKESSMSTHMRKFLLGGTPGATIVTGLPQNKENYQEVHVSSTSQKVPDEPLTTPTKELVDSQGIHRKVCVDRVQVEHLGENSVVDADRVRQAGAPVARKGFDQASSLRGNSNFWSWQGLKINTEFVGLLDLIVKKYPETFEHFKAKSETFHTMKLNVLCTSVNEFLKTTMTEFCTDTITEYKDVFADLQRWGFNVYWLVSHLNYIEQIRLLPNEVHTTEFRTEDVDVESKLQELQSYCLENIKI